The nucleotide window aagcAGTTCGATCATTTTGAagggaaaaaataaaattttacattggaAATGTTTATAAACCAGGAAGAAAATTATACTCTTCGCTGGGTTcacaaaaagataaaaagggcTAGAAGGCAACAATTACAAAAGGCCCATTAGCATATACAGAGACATCTGAAGAGGGCAAAACCCAAACGTTGCGCAAAGGGGAACCAAAGCAAAGACGAAGAAGTTATTAAACCCTGCCGTTTTATAGTTTTCTAATTATTACAAATCAACcactaactttaaaaaataacaaattccCACTACATGCACACTACTCCAAGTCTCCAAAGTTGACAACGAAAATCGATTTATATTACAAAGATGCTATTTTTAATAATGACTGCTTAGCTTGAACATGgattaacataaattaaaacaCTTAAAAAATTGTTATGGTATAGTTCAGATAAGATCTTGAATGGCCTAGCTATCCTAGGAAAGCATGGATCTTGATGTCACATAcacttaataataaatatacagAGGCATATGCTTAGGTAGGTTAAACGAAAACtgaataaaaatcaataaaaatataaagaaaaagagaCAATAAAAGCAAGAAGTCGTAAGCTTTGCAAAGTTGTAAAGCTTCTGACCAAATTTGCTTGGAGAGCAAAGCAAGCTCGAAGCTTCCTACATTTGACGGCCAGCCAAAACAAGCTTGAAGAAGGAAGTCAAGCTACACGCCATTTTTAAAGGTGACTTCGTTGTTGTTATTGTTTCCGGTTTATGAGAGTTAGTTCTAGCTACTTGTTTGATTACTGTAGTTGATCAATTTGTTAAGGTTTGAATGTGTTGGAAACTCTTAACAATGCACAATGGTTTTGAGAAGCTGATACTTTCTGGGTGGTTTCTGGAGAAAAGCtgaaattaaaaatgaaaggctcaattttgtttctttgaaattattatacaaGACAAAAGGGTGACTTCGAATAAGAGTAATGTACATTACATAGTTTCATGTAACTGTTAAGGGACATAGATGCATACATGTAACTTATGGCATGGTTACACGACCAAGCGTTGAACCTAGTTACTGTATTGGGAGAGAACTCAAGTAGTGTATTAGGTTGCCAATATAGTCTAATGGAACACACTCTCTTTTGttcttaattgtttttttttaatgtttgaaTCTTATGAGACATTTCTGAGCCTGTGgttcattttgttttctttgacaGACAATGATTCGTGCAAAGCAGATCAGTAATCTTTCAAGTTCAGCAAGATCCTTCTTTCTTGGTGGAACAAGATCTAGTGCAGCTGATGGAAACTCTTGCACATCATCCGCAGAGGATGAAAGCTCCGTCTTGAGACGCCACCGAACTAGGCCTGAAGCTGTACACACTGGGAACAGAGTTTTCACCCGACCATCTCCTCTTCATCTCCATGTTTCTCCTCCTGTTTTGCCTGTGAAACCGGATCCTGCTAATCGTAAGATCCCACTACCCGATGGAACTGAAGTCTCTATGGTCGATCATACTCTTCCTATTACTAGTGTCAAAGCCAGTGGAAGAGAGCATCTCGGTGAAGTCTACACTACCTCTGCTTCCAAAGATTCATCAGAGAGAGCTCCAGTAAACGCCTCTCCAGGGACTAAGCAAGCTTCAAATGATGTGTCTCATGATTTAACCAAAACTACCGCCTCTGGAAAGAGGAAGTGTGGCTATGACCCCTCAGGGGAAATGATGAGAGTGACACCAGCACCTAGACACGTCATAGAAAACGTTTCTAGCATATTGCGGAGATTCAAATGGGGCCCAGCTGCTGAAGAGGCTCTTCACAACTCCGGTTTCAAGATGGACGCATACCAAGCTAACCAAGTCCTTAAGCAGATAGATAACTACGCAAACGCTCTTGGCTTCTTCTACTGGCTGAAAACACAACCTGGTTTTAAACATGATGAACACACTTACACCACTATGGTCGGTAACCTCGGCCGTGCAAAACAGTTCGGCGAGATAAACAACCTTCTCAACGAGATGGTTAGAGACGGTTGTCAGCCAAACACCGTCACATACAACCGACTTATCCACAGCTACGGCCGTGCAAATTACCTCAAAGAAGCTATGAATGTTTTCACTCAAATGCAAGAGGCTGGATGTGAGCCTGACCGTGTAACGTACTGTACACTCATAGACATCCATGCTAAAGCTGGCTTTCTAGACATCGCCATGGACATGTACCAGAGAATGCAATCAGCAGGGCTCTCTCCTGATACTTTTACTTACAGTGTGATAATAAACTGTCTTGGCAAATCTGGTCATTTAGCTTCTGCACATAGGCTCTTTTGTGAGATGGTTGGTCAAGGCTGTACGCCTAGTTTGGTGACGTTCAACATCATGATAGCTTTGCACGCCAAGGCGAGGAACTATCAGAGCGCGTTGAAGCTTTACCGAGAGATGAAAGCTGCAGGGTTTCGACCTGATAAAGTGACTTACAGTATAGTCATGGAGGTGCTTGGACACTGTGGGTTTCTTGAGGAGGCAGAGGGTGTATTCACTGAGATGGAACGTGAGAGCTGGGTTCCTGATGAACATGTTTACGGTCTTCTTGTGGACTTGTGGGGGAAAGCTGGGAACGTGGAGAAAGCGTGGCGGTGGTATCAAGCAATGCTTCACGCTGGTGTGAGACCTAATGTTCCCACTTGTAATTCTCTTCTCAGTACTTTGCTTAGAGGTCACAGGCTCTCTGAAGCTTATAATCTATTACAAAGCATGGTGGCGTTTGGTTTGCAGTCTTCTCTGCAGACATACACATTGCTGTTGAGTTGCTGCACAGAAGCTCGTTCAAACTTTGACTTGGGCTTCTGTGGGCAGCTAATGGCGGTCTCAGGCCATCCTGCACACACCTTTCTCCTCAAAATGCCGCCTGCAGGTTCAGATAATGGCCAAAAGGTGCGAGACCATGTCAGCAGCTTTCTTGATTACATGCACAGCGAGGACAGAGAGAGCAAGAGGGGGCTCATTGACGCAGTAGTGGAATTTCTCCACAAGTCAGGACTTAAAGAAGAGGCTGGCTCGGTCTGGGAAGTGGCTGCAGTCAAGAATGTGTATTCAGATGCATTGAGGGAGAAAAGCTGCAGCTACTGGCTTATAAATCTCCATGTGATGTCGGAAGGAACTGCAGTGACCGCGCTGTCTAGGACGCTTGCGTGGTTTCGTAAGCAGATGTTGGTTTCAGGAGAGTGTCCTTCACGGATTGATATAGTAACTGGTTGGGGAAGACGGAGTAGAGTCACAGGCAGTTCAATGGTGAGACAAGCAGTTGAGGAGCTGCTCAACGTCTTCAACTTCCCGTTTTTCACTGAGAATGGTAACTCAGGATGTTTTGTTGGATGTGGAGAGCCTCTCAAGAATTGGTTAAGTGAATCATATGTTGAGAGGATGCATCTgctttagtttttagattagtAGTTTTGTTATTATTCTTTGGCTGAATCTCAGTCACTTGGTTTTGTATGACATAATAAGTTTTAAGGTTTAAGCCTTAAAGGTTAGTGATGATGACTGGAGTTTTATCTCCAGCTCAAGATTTTTGTTGTCAAACATTATCTCCTCTTGCGATGGGGAGTATATAAATCAATCTTTCAGGGTTATAACCACCCAAATTTTATTgacatttgttttatttttgtacaaCATCAAATGTTACAAAACTGTTTCCTTACCACAGCCAAGTGAATTGGAGGAAGGTCTAAAGAAGCCTTGAATTGTAGGAGCCACAAGATGAGCATTTGTGGTATAGCCAATGGTAAGGAGCCTCTCCTTTTCTTCCACAGTCATTACACAGTATCACCTGCACCAAACCATATTTTCATTCCCCTATGTAAACAATATGGAGACAGAGAGAGATCTATTACCTGAGTTTTGTTGGTGTATTCATCAGGCATCTTTTCTTCTGCAAGTAATGCGTCTAACATACTAAAGTATACCTGTGTGAAACATGTCCTTTGTTTAGTGATTGAAAAGTGTTCATTGCTTCAATAAAGACTCAAAACACTTTGGCTTCAGAAGAAAATCAGAACTATATGTGGTCTAGGAACACAATATTCTGTCTGAAAATGATGAAACTGACCTGCATATCTCCTAGAGACTTGCTGCAGACAGGGCATGTGTAATGTGAGCAAGTGTAATCCTACCACcagaataaagaaaaaaaagcttaGCAACTTATTTTAGGTTTTCATATTACTCACAAATATAAACAGAGTTGAGTACCTTAAAGCATTTAGAGTGCATCAAGTGACCGCATGGAAGAGCCTTCACCGGGGAGCTGGAGGTGAAGATGTACTCATGGCAAATCGGACAGTTATCTTCTAAGCATTTTTCTCTGCAAACATGCTCTTTTAAGGAACGTGCCATACAAGCATTGCATTTCATGCAATGGAAGTAGTCAATGCCCAATCCTTTCCCGACCCGGCAGAGATTACAGTAGGGACAATGATAAATTTTCCTGTTAAGAAACATTGGCTTGTTAGTCTAAGAGACACACTTGAAGCATCAAAGTAGAGGAATAGTTTACCTTTCATCGTCAAATAATTTGCATATCTTGCAGAAGTATTTTCCCATTGACGACTTGCACAAAGTATTTGAGCAGTTTGCACCAATTGGTTGAATCAGGAGGCATTTCATGCACATCATCTTTTTTATCTGTTTCCTGCATAAGAAATCAAGAGAATCAGAAAAACATTTGAGTGTCAAACAATATTTTGTTGAAGTTCTTCATATGAAAGTAGAAGATGTTACACTACCTATCCACCGAGTGATCAGTCTCTTCATCATGGCATCTTATACAAGTGAAGAGCTGGTCACAGCAAGGTGCAAGAAGCTTGCAGTTCCTCTTGTAGTGCTTGCAACCAAAGACCAAACTGTGAGGATCTCGATAAGATGGATGCTGACCTTGAATTGTCCCTAAACTGCTTGAGAGAATGGCTGGTTCTTGATTATATATCCTCTGTGAAATAATCCAACGGCTGAAAAAGTACATTACATAATATTAGTTTTGGCAAtaagaatgaaaaaaataataataaatgagaGGTGATAAGGCTTACCTCATTAACAAGTTCTGCTTGAGATATGATTTCTTCTGAGGATCTAGGGAAGAGTCACATGATATTTTTCTAATCATAGCAGCCATTTCTTCTTGACTCATTGTTAACAAGTGTTCATATTTCTTGGATTGAGCCTTCTGAGACATTGTAAAAGTTTGAG belongs to Brassica rapa cultivar Chiifu-401-42 chromosome A07, CAAS_Brap_v3.01, whole genome shotgun sequence and includes:
- the LOC103831936 gene encoding pentatricopeptide repeat-containing protein At1g74750, with the translated sequence MIRAKQISNLSSSARSFFLGGTRSSAADGNSCTSSAEDESSVLRRHRTRPEAVHTGNRVFTRPSPLHLHVSPPVLPVKPDPANRKIPLPDGTEVSMVDHTLPITSVKASGREHLGEVYTTSASKDSSERAPVNASPGTKQASNDVSHDLTKTTASGKRKCGYDPSGEMMRVTPAPRHVIENVSSILRRFKWGPAAEEALHNSGFKMDAYQANQVLKQIDNYANALGFFYWLKTQPGFKHDEHTYTTMVGNLGRAKQFGEINNLLNEMVRDGCQPNTVTYNRLIHSYGRANYLKEAMNVFTQMQEAGCEPDRVTYCTLIDIHAKAGFLDIAMDMYQRMQSAGLSPDTFTYSVIINCLGKSGHLASAHRLFCEMVGQGCTPSLVTFNIMIALHAKARNYQSALKLYREMKAAGFRPDKVTYSIVMEVLGHCGFLEEAEGVFTEMERESWVPDEHVYGLLVDLWGKAGNVEKAWRWYQAMLHAGVRPNVPTCNSLLSTLLRGHRLSEAYNLLQSMVAFGLQSSLQTYTLLLSCCTEARSNFDLGFCGQLMAVSGHPAHTFLLKMPPAGSDNGQKVRDHVSSFLDYMHSEDRESKRGLIDAVVEFLHKSGLKEEAGSVWEVAAVKNVYSDALREKSCSYWLINLHVMSEGTAVTALSRTLAWFRKQMLVSGECPSRIDIVTGWGRRSRVTGSSMVRQAVEELLNVFNFPFFTENGNSGCFVGCGEPLKNWLSESYVERMHLL